A genomic stretch from Desulfolutivibrio sulfodismutans DSM 3696 includes:
- a CDS encoding type II toxin-antitoxin system RelE/ParE family toxin yields the protein MRVRWLRAARRNLDAELDYIAREDRDAARTLYAHIMDRVALLGKHPQAGRPGRVFGTRELVIDHYPYILPYRVSGDCVEILRVFHTRRRPPEGW from the coding sequence GTGCGCGTTAGGTGGCTGCGGGCCGCCCGGCGCAATCTCGATGCGGAGTTGGACTATATCGCCCGGGAAGACCGGGATGCGGCGAGAACGCTGTATGCCCATATCATGGACCGCGTCGCGCTCCTTGGGAAGCATCCCCAGGCGGGACGGCCCGGCCGGGTATTCGGAACCCGGGAACTGGTCATCGATCACTATCCCTATATCCTGCCCTACCGTGTGAGCGGGGACTGCGTCGAGATCCTGCGCGTCTTTCACACCAGGCGCAGGCCGCCCGAAGGCTGGTGA
- a CDS encoding methyltransferase family protein, with amino-acid sequence MDITQPTTSFEPIESILYASTLAKGLMAALDLDIFGQLAQGEKSAGELAAATGTLPDRLGALLDLLAARGVLEKTAAGYANSPAAAEYLAPGRPLFQGRAMALNMHFFAPLEADLLTALRQKDGSRHEADAAWAMEDVMEGTAAHTRSGALVRVIRLVSGLPGFAAMRTMADVGGNHGDFTMALLDANPNLTGTIFDLPHVAPLSEARCRARGYGDRATAVSFDLRTDAMGKDIFDLALASHVLYGVAEDLERSVGTVATALRPGGWMVSHHFAPGGRDAVSEAGQELLTRLAGYPTHFLPLETIEGAMSRQGLGDFVVEEPVAPLGGGLIVAGRKR; translated from the coding sequence ATGGATATTACGCAACCCACCACCTCGTTTGAACCCATCGAATCGATCTTGTACGCCTCCACCCTCGCCAAGGGGCTTATGGCCGCTTTAGACCTGGACATCTTCGGCCAGTTGGCCCAGGGCGAAAAGTCCGCCGGGGAGCTGGCGGCGGCCACCGGCACGCTGCCGGATCGCCTGGGGGCCCTGCTCGACCTGCTGGCCGCCCGGGGCGTTCTGGAAAAAACAGCCGCGGGATACGCCAATTCGCCAGCGGCGGCGGAATATCTGGCGCCCGGGCGTCCCTTGTTTCAGGGCCGGGCCATGGCCCTGAACATGCACTTTTTCGCCCCCCTGGAAGCGGATCTGCTGACGGCCCTGCGTCAAAAGGACGGGTCGCGGCACGAGGCCGATGCCGCCTGGGCCATGGAGGATGTCATGGAGGGCACGGCGGCGCACACCCGCAGCGGGGCGCTCGTGCGGGTGATCCGGCTGGTTTCGGGGCTGCCGGGCTTTGCGGCCATGCGCACCATGGCTGACGTGGGCGGCAACCACGGCGATTTCACCATGGCCCTTCTGGACGCCAACCCGAACCTGACCGGGACGATCTTCGATCTGCCCCATGTGGCCCCCTTGTCCGAGGCCCGTTGCCGGGCGCGCGGCTACGGGGATCGGGCGACGGCCGTCTCCTTCGACCTGCGCACGGACGCCATGGGCAAGGACATCTTCGACCTGGCCCTGGCCTCGCATGTGCTCTACGGGGTGGCCGAGGATCTGGAGCGCAGCGTGGGCACGGTGGCGACGGCGCTTCGGCCCGGGGGCTGGATGGTGTCGCACCATTTCGCGCCCGGAGGCCGCGATGCGGTAAGCGAGGCCGGGCAGGAGCTTTTGACGCGGCTGGCCGGGTATCCCACGCATTTTTTACCCCTGGAGACGATTGAGGGGGCCATGTCCCGCCAGGGGCTCGGGGACTTCGTGGTGGAGGAGCCCGTCGCTCCCCTGGGCGGCGGCCTCATCGTGGCCGGCCGGAAACGCTAG
- a CDS encoding CopG family ribbon-helix-helix protein gives MQTTMSLRLSEELAAKLGELAQAMGRTKSFVAVRALEDFVAREAWQVAEIQQGIREAEAGDFATDEDMRALEAKWSPGAR, from the coding sequence ATGCAGACGACCATGTCCCTGCGGCTGTCGGAGGAGTTGGCCGCCAAGCTCGGAGAGCTGGCCCAGGCCATGGGAAGAACCAAGAGTTTTGTGGCCGTGCGGGCGCTTGAGGATTTTGTAGCCCGGGAGGCGTGGCAGGTGGCGGAAATCCAGCAAGGCATCCGCGAGGCCGAGGCCGGAGATTTCGCCACGGACGAGGACATGCGGGCCTTGGAGGCGAAGTGGAGCCCCGGTGCGCGTTAG
- a CDS encoding type II toxin-antitoxin system RelE/ParE family toxin has translation MIRRFRHKGLERLFLSGDQSGVAGQHVRKLSHILAMLHASASPEGMNLPGFRLHQLKGDRKGSWAVSVSGNWRIVFTFHGGDATDVDLVDYH, from the coding sequence ATGATCCGTCGATTTCGCCACAAAGGTCTGGAGAGACTCTTTCTGTCCGGCGACCAAAGCGGGGTGGCGGGCCAACACGTCAGGAAGCTTTCACACATACTGGCGATGCTGCACGCCAGCGCATCGCCGGAGGGGATGAACCTACCAGGATTTCGGCTGCATCAACTCAAAGGGGATCGCAAGGGTTCCTGGGCGGTTTCGGTTTCGGGGAACTGGCGGATCGTGTTCACGTTTCACGGCGGCGACGCGACGGATGTCGATCTCGTGGATTATCATTGA
- a CDS encoding response regulator, whose translation MDNDMDRADIRDARTCRYRVLLAEDCESSRLAMEMCLRHAGCEPHGARNGRQALEFFVSSPFDMVLMDLEMPDMDGHEVTACIRAMERERRLPPTPIIALTAHDDPAHRETCRQNGFDGYMVKPATTDAIRRMVAALCRPSGTTAS comes from the coding sequence ATGGACAACGACATGGACAGGGCGGACATACGCGATGCGAGGACTTGCCGCTATCGGGTGCTTCTGGCCGAGGACTGTGAAAGCTCTCGGCTGGCCATGGAAATGTGCCTACGCCATGCCGGATGCGAACCCCACGGGGCCCGCAACGGCCGCCAGGCCCTGGAATTTTTTGTTTCAAGCCCGTTCGACATGGTGCTCATGGATCTGGAGATGCCGGACATGGACGGCCACGAGGTCACGGCCTGCATCCGGGCCATGGAACGCGAACGCCGTCTGCCGCCGACCCCGATCATCGCCCTGACCGCCCACGACGATCCCGCCCACCGGGAGACGTGCCGCCAAAACGGGTTTGACGGCTACATGGTCAAGCCCGCCACCACGGACGCCATCCGCCGCATGGTGGCGGCCCTGTGCCGACCGTCCGGCACGACCGCCTCGTAA
- a CDS encoding Flp family type IVb pilin → MLNKIMNFVRDEEGASAVEYGLLASLIAAVIVLAVTTLGTTLRSTFEEINTGIGG, encoded by the coding sequence ATGTTGAACAAGATCATGAACTTCGTGCGTGATGAGGAAGGGGCTTCGGCAGTGGAATACGGACTTCTGGCTTCGCTGATCGCCGCCGTCATCGTGCTCGCCGTGACCACTCTGGGCACCACGCTTCGCAGCACCTTCGAGGAAATCAACACCGGCATCGGTGGCTAA
- a CDS encoding virulence RhuM family protein produces the protein MSPTHVAPPSEILFFETPDGKTQVDVRLKDRMAWLSQAQMADLYQTSPQNISMHLKAIFQEGELAEEATCKDFLQVRTEGNRSINRSIRHYGLDAVLAVGYRVNSPRATQFRQWATTTLREYLVKGFVMNDAKLKNPAWDYFDELLERIRDIRASEKRFYQKIRDLFALSQDYKDDLQVSQSFFAEVQNKMLYAVTGHTAAELVIERADSEQPNMNLKSWAGLKVRKADVIVAKNYLLEAEIIELNRIVSMYLDYAEDRVSRRQQLTLNDWRQYMNNFIVFNERPLLQGQGRMGHEQMARIVHARYADFDHKRKGQEALEAEKEDIRALEALEKQFVRREDD, from the coding sequence GTGAGCCCCACGCACGTTGCGCCACCAAGCGAAATCCTTTTCTTCGAAACCCCGGACGGCAAAACCCAGGTGGACGTCCGCCTGAAGGATCGCATGGCCTGGTTGTCGCAGGCCCAGATGGCCGACCTGTACCAGACCAGTCCGCAAAACATTTCCATGCACTTAAAGGCCATTTTTCAGGAAGGGGAGTTGGCTGAAGAGGCAACGTGTAAGGATTTCTTACAAGTTCGAACCGAGGGAAATCGTTCAATAAATCGTTCGATCCGGCATTATGGCCTGGATGCCGTCCTTGCCGTGGGCTATCGAGTCAATTCCCCCCGGGCCACCCAATTCCGCCAATGGGCCACCACCACCCTGCGGGAGTATCTGGTCAAGGGCTTCGTCATGAATGACGCCAAGCTCAAGAACCCAGCATGGGACTATTTCGATGAACTTCTTGAACGCATCCGTGACATCCGGGCCTCGGAGAAGCGATTTTACCAGAAAATCCGGGATCTTTTCGCCCTCTCGCAGGATTACAAGGACGACCTGCAAGTATCCCAGTCGTTTTTTGCCGAAGTGCAGAACAAGATGCTGTATGCCGTGACGGGGCATACTGCCGCCGAATTGGTGATAGAACGGGCTGATTCCGAGCAGCCGAACATGAATCTGAAAAGCTGGGCTGGCCTGAAGGTGCGCAAGGCGGATGTGATCGTCGCCAAAAACTACCTTTTGGAAGCAGAGATCATCGAATTGAACCGCATCGTTTCCATGTATCTGGACTATGCGGAAGATCGGGTTTCCAGACGACAGCAGCTAACATTGAACGACTGGCGGCAATACATGAACAACTTCATCGTGTTCAATGAACGCCCGTTGCTTCAAGGACAGGGGCGGATGGGCCATGAGCAGATGGCCCGGATTGTTCATGCGAGATATGCCGATTTCGACCATAAGCGGAAAGGTCAAGAGGCACTTGAGGCGGAGAAAGAGGATATCCGGGCGCTTGAGGCGTTGGAGAAGCAGTTTGTCAGGAGAGAGGATGATTGA
- a CDS encoding HigA family addiction module antitoxin, protein MHMHSPPHPGEIIRDQCLEPLRLTVSEAARGLGVTRKTFSELVNGRSGVSPEMALRLAKAFGSTPETWLTLQLQYDLAKARTKAQDMVVRRFIEPSAA, encoded by the coding sequence ATGCACATGCACAGCCCCCCGCATCCCGGGGAGATCATTCGGGATCAATGCCTTGAGCCCTTGCGCCTCACGGTGTCGGAGGCGGCCCGGGGCCTGGGCGTGACCCGCAAAACCTTTTCGGAATTGGTGAACGGGCGCTCCGGGGTGTCGCCGGAGATGGCCCTTCGCCTGGCCAAGGCCTTCGGCAGCACGCCCGAGACATGGCTGACCCTGCAATTGCAGTACGACCTGGCCAAGGCCCGGACCAAGGCACAGGACATGGTGGTACGGCGGTTCATCGAACCCTCGGCGGCCTGA
- a CDS encoding DUF2628 domain-containing protein yields the protein MDIVTDSEYTAFIGPEAHKYLPRFRMFDDLAGNFKATWNWSAFFFTFWWLLYRKLYAYAALVFVLSFVPYLNFAVMIASGAVGYFLCYRKARTDIVRLKQAFPGMDVAMRCAELGGVHRFVIWVGVLVSVLCILAALTLGVVGAMLGD from the coding sequence ATGGATATCGTCACGGACAGCGAATATACGGCCTTTATCGGCCCGGAGGCGCACAAGTATCTCCCCAGATTCCGGATGTTCGACGACCTGGCCGGAAACTTCAAGGCCACCTGGAACTGGTCGGCGTTTTTTTTCACCTTCTGGTGGCTGTTGTACCGCAAGCTGTATGCCTATGCCGCCCTGGTCTTTGTGCTGTCGTTCGTGCCGTACCTCAACTTCGCCGTCATGATCGCCTCTGGCGCGGTCGGGTATTTCCTGTGCTACCGCAAGGCCCGCACGGATATCGTCCGGCTCAAACAGGCCTTCCCCGGAATGGATGTCGCCATGCGCTGCGCCGAACTGGGCGGCGTGCATCGCTTCGTCATCTGGGTGGGCGTCCTGGTCTCCGTCCTGTGCATCCTGGCGGCCCTGACGCTGGGGGTTGTCGGGGCCATGCTGGGGGATTAG
- a CDS encoding DUF4062 domain-containing protein: MDNPNIKVFVSSTGRDLWDYRNAAGEAINRLEGFQAVMMEDFSAHSAPPVDVCLKKLESSDIVVFILGFNYGSSPSGSSCSYTELEYNSSAKKRRLAYFAGDDFLLSPKLRESDELYKRQLLFRENVKKDLCIDFFSSPHDLAAKIVAGLLNVFKMDYDDKSNSIVNIYSKNVSGVKINGQNVEFKSFDNFRGEQEWRYPLKNHDASNKLLLVETIEVIDHEACIGVCFDFTHNRLPRGVRFNRASAAYHVPRHGSKGSNVGINVPRFEEISPGKTALRLEPARVNVLRHSNEPKNQALTLTKGEYTLWVLGGGSAALTIPDNNKHAVELISSVKKATESRFVSFNIREDRIPITISVDGILNHFQLEKGCYPTSKLQTDESMVARASDVLSLECGIFSVKRHSVIPWHSL; encoded by the coding sequence ATGGACAACCCAAATATTAAAGTTTTTGTTAGCTCAACCGGCAGAGATTTGTGGGACTATCGTAATGCAGCAGGTGAAGCTATTAACCGATTAGAGGGTTTTCAAGCTGTTATGATGGAAGATTTTTCTGCACATTCTGCCCCTCCTGTTGATGTATGTCTAAAAAAGTTAGAATCTTCCGATATTGTGGTGTTCATCTTGGGTTTTAATTATGGATCGTCTCCCTCGGGGAGCAGTTGCTCATACACAGAACTTGAATATAACTCTTCTGCCAAAAAAAGACGATTGGCATACTTCGCAGGGGATGATTTTTTGTTATCTCCAAAATTACGTGAATCTGATGAGTTATATAAAAGGCAGTTACTATTTAGAGAGAATGTAAAAAAGGATCTTTGTATTGATTTTTTTTCTAGTCCACATGACCTCGCTGCAAAAATAGTGGCTGGGCTGTTGAATGTTTTCAAGATGGATTATGATGACAAATCTAATTCAATAGTCAACATATACAGTAAAAATGTTAGTGGTGTAAAAATTAACGGGCAAAATGTTGAATTTAAGTCCTTTGATAATTTTAGAGGCGAGCAAGAGTGGAGATACCCTTTAAAGAACCACGATGCGAGCAATAAATTATTGCTCGTTGAAACGATCGAAGTAATCGATCACGAGGCATGCATTGGGGTGTGCTTTGACTTTACTCATAACAGGCTACCGCGTGGTGTGCGGTTTAACAGGGCTAGCGCCGCCTATCATGTGCCTCGGCATGGTTCAAAGGGATCAAACGTTGGTATAAACGTGCCTCGATTTGAAGAAATATCACCAGGAAAAACCGCATTGCGCTTAGAACCCGCAAGAGTTAATGTGTTACGCCATAGCAATGAGCCGAAAAATCAGGCATTAACCCTGACAAAGGGAGAGTACACTCTATGGGTGCTGGGAGGAGGTTCTGCTGCACTTACCATCCCAGATAACAACAAACACGCAGTTGAGTTGATATCTAGCGTGAAAAAGGCGACCGAATCTCGTTTTGTTTCGTTCAACATAAGAGAAGACAGAATACCAATAACTATTAGCGTCGATGGCATATTAAATCACTTTCAACTTGAAAAAGGATGCTACCCGACAAGTAAACTGCAAACTGATGAATCGATGGTGGCTAGAGCTTCCGATGTTTTAAGTTTAGAATGTGGTATTTTTTCTGTCAAACGACACTCTGTTATTCCATGGCATTCTCTTTGA
- a CDS encoding bacteriohemerythrin produces MPLLEWNDDLSTHVHDIDAQHRRLVEMTNRLHDGMLREESTGFLQGILDEMGRYAVEHFGTEEGYMDAHGYPDSAAHKSEHRDFTEKVRTIAADCSGGRCALSMDILNFLCGWLVTHISGSDQKLGAFLRAHGVDAAGD; encoded by the coding sequence ATGCCCCTTCTGGAATGGAACGACGATTTAAGCACCCATGTTCATGACATAGACGCCCAGCACCGGCGGTTGGTGGAGATGACCAACAGGCTCCACGACGGCATGCTGCGCGAGGAATCGACGGGCTTTTTGCAGGGCATCCTGGACGAGATGGGGCGCTATGCCGTGGAACACTTCGGTACGGAAGAAGGCTACATGGACGCCCACGGCTATCCGGACAGCGCCGCGCACAAAAGCGAGCACCGGGATTTTACGGAAAAGGTCCGGACCATCGCCGCCGACTGTTCAGGCGGCAGATGCGCCTTGTCCATGGATATTCTCAATTTTCTCTGCGGATGGCTGGTCACGCACATAAGCGGCTCCGATCAAAAGCTTGGGGCGTTCCTCCGGGCCCATGGGGTGGATGCGGCTGGCGACTGA
- a CDS encoding SDR family oxidoreductase, translating into MTDKPILVTGATGYVGGRLVPKLLDAGRRVRAVGRSLDKLGARPWAFHPGVELVAADLFDLASTRAALRGCDTAYYLVHSMRPGKHDFAAADRHAALIMARAAREEGLSRIIYLGGLGEEREDLSHHLKSRHEVALILSHGGVPLTHLRAAMILGSGSASFELLRYLGDRLPVMLTPAWVRTRCQPIAITNVLGYLMGCLDEPRTQGRTFDIGGPDVLSYQDLFRIYAEEAGLPRRLIIPVPVMTPRLSGYWAQLVTPIPASLVIPLVEGLRNEVICQDHAIRDIIPQNLRTCRETIARALEKIRQNTVETCCTDAGCVAPPEWLAVGDAPYAGGTVLECGYRARIASEPADLWRALAKIGGETGWYYGDMLWRLRGFLDKLFGGVGLRRMRISPDNLRVGDPLDFWRILTVEKNHRLILLAEMKLPGEALLEFQLLRVGDNQTELTAHSRFLPRGLGGLLYWYATYPLHQLVFSGMLSGLAHAAGKPLLGRPERFTPLR; encoded by the coding sequence ATGACCGACAAACCCATCCTGGTGACCGGCGCCACCGGCTATGTAGGCGGACGCCTGGTTCCCAAGCTCCTGGACGCCGGACGCCGGGTGCGGGCCGTGGGCCGCTCCCTGGACAAGCTGGGGGCCAGGCCGTGGGCCTTCCATCCCGGGGTGGAGCTCGTGGCCGCCGACCTGTTCGACCTGGCGTCCACCCGGGCGGCGCTTCGCGGCTGCGACACGGCCTATTACCTGGTGCACTCCATGCGCCCCGGCAAGCACGACTTCGCCGCCGCCGACCGCCATGCCGCCCTGATCATGGCCCGGGCCGCCCGGGAAGAGGGGCTCTCGCGCATCATCTACCTGGGGGGACTGGGCGAAGAACGCGAAGACTTGAGCCACCACCTCAAATCCCGCCACGAGGTGGCGCTGATCCTGTCCCACGGCGGCGTCCCCCTGACCCACCTGCGGGCGGCCATGATCCTGGGCTCGGGCAGCGCCTCCTTCGAACTTCTGCGCTACCTGGGCGACCGCCTGCCGGTCATGCTCACCCCGGCCTGGGTACGCACCCGCTGCCAGCCCATCGCCATCACCAACGTCCTGGGCTACCTCATGGGCTGCCTGGACGAGCCCCGCACCCAGGGCCGCACCTTCGACATCGGCGGCCCGGACGTGCTCTCCTACCAGGATCTCTTCCGCATCTACGCCGAGGAGGCGGGGTTGCCGCGCCGCCTGATCATCCCCGTGCCGGTCATGACCCCCCGGCTCTCGGGCTACTGGGCGCAACTGGTCACCCCCATCCCGGCCTCCCTGGTCATCCCCCTGGTGGAGGGCCTGCGCAACGAGGTCATCTGCCAGGACCACGCCATCCGGGACATCATCCCCCAGAATCTGCGCACCTGCCGGGAGACCATCGCCCGGGCCTTGGAAAAAATCCGCCAGAACACGGTGGAGACCTGCTGCACCGACGCCGGGTGCGTCGCGCCGCCCGAATGGCTGGCCGTGGGCGACGCCCCCTATGCCGGGGGCACGGTGCTTGAGTGCGGCTACCGGGCGCGCATCGCCTCGGAACCGGCCGACCTGTGGCGCGCCCTGGCCAAGATCGGCGGGGAAACCGGCTGGTATTACGGCGACATGCTGTGGCGGCTGCGGGGATTTCTGGACAAGCTGTTCGGCGGGGTGGGCCTGCGCCGGATGCGCATTTCTCCGGACAACCTGCGGGTGGGCGACCCCTTGGACTTCTGGCGCATCCTGACCGTGGAGAAGAACCATCGTCTGATCCTTCTGGCCGAAATGAAGCTTCCCGGCGAGGCGCTTTTGGAATTCCAACTGCTGCGCGTGGGCGACAACCAGACCGAACTCACGGCCCATTCCCGGTTCCTGCCCCGGGGCCTGGGCGGGCTTCTCTACTGGTACGCCACCTATCCCCTGCACCAGCTCGTCTTCTCGGGGATGCTCTCGGGGTTGGCCCATGCCGCCGGAAAGCCCCTGCTGGGACGTCCCGAACGCTTCACCCCGCTGCGCTGA
- a CDS encoding MarR family winged helix-turn-helix transcriptional regulator, producing the protein MRDFDDVTPLFLTLGAVLTKFARIERRPVDFGLDVTLYPAEVHMLSALELSGGAGVTGLASSCGVTKGAVSQMVKRLAAKGLVAREPDEPRGRVVLTPLGKAVSQAHFEFHKAHDKDFLDYLRGLPDRDFAVCQEMCRRMKAWMEAYPE; encoded by the coding sequence ATGCGCGACTTCGACGACGTCACCCCCCTGTTTCTGACCCTTGGCGCGGTGCTGACCAAGTTCGCCCGCATTGAGCGTCGGCCCGTGGACTTCGGCCTGGACGTGACCCTGTATCCCGCCGAGGTGCACATGCTCTCTGCTTTGGAACTTTCCGGCGGGGCGGGCGTGACCGGGCTTGCCTCCTCCTGCGGGGTCACCAAGGGGGCGGTGTCCCAGATGGTCAAGCGCCTGGCCGCCAAGGGCCTGGTCGCCCGGGAGCCGGACGAACCCCGGGGCCGGGTGGTCCTGACCCCATTGGGGAAAGCGGTCAGCCAGGCCCATTTCGAATTTCACAAGGCCCACGACAAGGATTTTCTCGACTATCTGCGCGGCCTTCCGGATCGGGATTTCGCCGTGTGCCAGGAGATGTGTCGCCGCATGAAGGCCTGGATGGAGGCCTACCCCGAATAG
- a CDS encoding IS5 family transposase, with protein sequence MSERNSNKPGIADYVVSHRRHKECFLDEIDRLIDWKPFEKLLRKKLSRVVNAVGNPAYAPLPMFKILLLQRWYNLSDAAVEECLYDRLSFVRFVGLSLDHDEVPDSSTICRFRQSLLEKNVLKRLLDKLNHQLQRRGLLVREGAIVDASVITSSRRPLKVIDILPEDREEDDDEASDVTISYSDDADAAWLRKGNRAYYGYKVHAATDSRDGFLLGGHVTPANRSDTQEFVDILDEIGPMPGGRIYADKGYSSQLNRHVLQARRLADGIMHKAARNRALNPAEKAANRQVSSVRSKVERAFGTLKRSYGFFRTRYLGVAKVELEFLLNAMAFNLKKAVLKAGC encoded by the coding sequence ATGAGCGAGCGCAATTCCAATAAGCCCGGTATTGCCGACTACGTCGTGTCCCATCGCAGGCACAAGGAATGCTTTCTGGATGAGATTGATCGCCTCATTGATTGGAAGCCGTTTGAGAAGCTTCTTCGAAAAAAGCTCAGCCGAGTCGTCAATGCCGTTGGTAATCCTGCATATGCACCGTTGCCGATGTTTAAAATCCTTCTGCTCCAGAGGTGGTACAACCTGAGCGACGCGGCGGTGGAGGAATGCTTGTACGATCGGTTGTCCTTTGTCCGATTCGTGGGCCTTTCCCTTGATCATGACGAGGTGCCCGATTCCTCGACCATTTGCCGGTTTCGGCAGAGCCTGCTTGAAAAAAACGTCTTGAAGCGGCTTCTGGACAAACTCAACCATCAACTCCAGCGGCGCGGCTTACTGGTACGTGAAGGAGCCATCGTGGACGCGAGCGTCATCACCTCCTCGCGCCGCCCCCTCAAAGTAATCGATATTCTTCCCGAAGATCGCGAGGAAGATGACGACGAGGCGTCGGACGTAACCATCAGCTACTCCGATGACGCCGATGCGGCCTGGTTGCGCAAAGGGAACCGGGCTTATTACGGCTACAAAGTCCATGCGGCCACGGACAGCCGGGACGGCTTTCTCCTCGGCGGCCATGTCACGCCCGCCAACCGTTCGGATACGCAGGAATTCGTGGATATTCTTGATGAGATTGGCCCCATGCCAGGGGGCCGCATCTATGCGGACAAGGGATACAGCAGCCAGTTGAACAGGCATGTGCTCCAAGCTCGGAGACTTGCCGACGGCATCATGCATAAGGCCGCTCGCAACCGTGCGCTGAACCCCGCCGAAAAAGCGGCAAATCGTCAAGTTAGCAGCGTCCGGTCGAAGGTGGAACGGGCTTTCGGAACGCTCAAAAGAAGTTATGGCTTCTTCCGGACGCGTTACCTGGGGGTAGCCAAGGTTGAACTTGAATTTTTACTCAACGCTATGGCTTTCAACTTGAAAAAAGCGGTGCTCAAAGCGGGATGTTGA